The following coding sequences are from one Pigmentibacter sp. JX0631 window:
- a CDS encoding glycosyltransferase family 9 protein, with protein sequence MNKINQYNRLVFLTRLSAIGDVLIAANSVFCLIENNYFPVFITSPSNKDIALKIKNLQAFICFEKNKTPSFFLQGKEVLPENFLSYILSIKTISNAIYIDLQNTNRSKRVFKYLKEKLNIGLEKKYIIEKYSFYRILLVLLSFFYFKQKTGLVPKNFIRIKSLQKNLLQKIILNDQENFLDTYNFSPFLPANYFFPKEMQYICLFPGASSFIKMWPKENFRFLIEKIKNETNLSIILCGSINEQYLGEYLDFPKSSRVINMVSKTELSETLDIIANAKFVVTNDSFAAHAADNFNVPGTVIFGATSPQFGFVPLSKDIKFEYLNLNCSPCSRHGKKSNCRFKNLKCLKEIDPNNVFTHILLIINQRNLPH encoded by the coding sequence ATGAATAAAATTAATCAATACAATAGACTTGTTTTTTTAACTAGATTAAGTGCTATAGGCGATGTTTTAATTGCTGCAAACAGCGTATTTTGTTTAATAGAAAATAATTATTTTCCAGTTTTTATAACTTCTCCTAGTAACAAAGATATCGCATTAAAAATTAAAAACTTGCAGGCATTTATTTGTTTCGAAAAAAATAAAACTCCATCCTTCTTTTTACAAGGCAAAGAAGTTCTTCCAGAAAACTTTCTATCCTATATTTTATCAATAAAAACAATTTCTAATGCAATATATATTGATTTACAAAACACAAATAGAAGTAAAAGAGTATTTAAATACCTAAAAGAAAAATTAAATATTGGATTAGAGAAAAAATATATCATAGAAAAATATTCATTTTATAGAATACTTTTGGTTCTATTATCTTTCTTTTATTTCAAACAAAAAACTGGACTTGTACCTAAAAATTTTATCAGAATAAAAAGCTTGCAAAAAAATCTTTTACAAAAAATTATTTTAAATGATCAAGAAAACTTTTTAGATACATATAATTTTTCACCTTTTTTACCTGCTAATTATTTTTTTCCAAAAGAAATGCAATATATTTGCCTTTTCCCTGGTGCGAGTAGCTTTATTAAAATGTGGCCAAAAGAAAACTTTCGTTTTTTAATTGAAAAAATAAAAAACGAAACTAATTTATCTATAATATTATGCGGATCCATAAATGAACAATACTTAGGGGAATATCTTGACTTTCCTAAATCTAGTAGAGTCATAAATATGGTTAGTAAAACAGAATTATCTGAAACTTTAGATATTATTGCGAATGCTAAATTTGTTGTAACTAATGATTCTTTTGCTGCACATGCTGCCGATAATTTTAATGTACCAGGTACCGTAATTTTTGGTGCTACTTCACCACAATTTGGTTTCGTACCATTAAGTAAAGATATCAAATTTGAATATTTAAATTTAAATTGCAGTCCATGCAGTAGACATGGTAAAAAAAGTAATTGTAGATTTAAAAATTTAAAATGTTTAAAAGAAATTGATCCTAATAATGTTTTTACGCATATTTTATTAATAATAAATCAAAGAAATTTACCACATTAA
- a CDS encoding segregation/condensation protein A — protein sequence MHLRLESFDGPLDLLLHLIKAQELNIFNIPIAMITEQYLGFLKQVPELDFLTAGEYLAMAAQLIEIKANLLVPVLQNKSQSEAENLAQVAEEDPRKDLVQQLLEFEAYKKASEVLQQLNTIAQEHFPTAEHKRREEEFSVFEHPIKGNPFDLIIAFEKVLLKFTNKSTPKVIVRAQKITIQQKMEFIKQKLSESDSVTLKFLFSECLSRYELIVLIMALLELCKANHVNVLQTSMFADIEISKGLKFFDDASTLQETEELT from the coding sequence ATGCATCTACGGTTAGAAAGTTTTGATGGTCCTCTTGATCTTCTTTTGCATCTAATAAAGGCGCAAGAGTTGAACATCTTTAATATTCCTATCGCAATGATCACTGAACAATATCTTGGTTTTTTAAAACAAGTTCCAGAACTGGATTTTCTCACAGCAGGTGAATATTTGGCTATGGCTGCACAACTGATTGAAATAAAGGCAAATTTATTAGTGCCAGTTTTGCAAAATAAGTCTCAATCTGAAGCAGAAAATTTGGCTCAAGTAGCTGAAGAAGATCCTAGAAAAGATTTGGTTCAACAATTGCTCGAATTTGAGGCATATAAAAAAGCTTCAGAAGTTTTACAGCAATTGAATACTATAGCGCAAGAACATTTTCCAACGGCAGAACACAAAAGACGTGAAGAAGAGTTTTCGGTTTTTGAGCATCCAATTAAAGGCAATCCTTTCGACCTTATTATAGCGTTTGAAAAAGTTTTATTAAAGTTTACAAATAAATCTACTCCTAAAGTTATTGTCCGGGCTCAAAAAATCACAATTCAACAAAAAATGGAATTTATCAAACAGAAATTATCTGAAAGTGATTCTGTAACTTTAAAATTTCTATTTAGCGAGTGCTTGTCGAGATATGAATTGATTGTGTTAATTATGGCTCTTTTAGAATTATGTAAAGCTAATCATGTGAATGTTTTGCAAACATCTATGTTTGCGGACATAGAAATTTCAAAAGGTTTAAAATTTTTTGATGATGCTTCTACTCTTCAAGAAACTGAAGAGTTGACTTGA